TTCTTCTACAAGTCACTCAATTTCTCAAGAGATTTGATGAAGATTTGGGGCTTGTTTGGGGTTTGGATTGCAAGTTCAGAATAATGCAGAAATGAAATGGAACACAGGAAATAATTTTTGTATTTGTAAGAAGCGACTTGAGATACACGTGTCACTTCCAAACGTCCACCAGGCATGTCTGTAGAAAATGACAGTCGGGAGCCGTTGGCAGCGGATTAGAGTTATGCATAATTAGTTACGAacaaatttatgtattattttatgtattAGTTATTTTATCTTTTGCAGTTTATAAAATAATGTATAGATTTTCTCATAAGGTATATATATTAGCTATGCAAGTTTCTAAATAGCAAACCAAACACTGTACTAACTTTATACATAAATAACTAACTTTCTAACTATTTATTAAACAAATTATTACTTATACAagattttaatacatgaataacttactcCTAACCGGCTATCATACGAGCCCTTTAagtataaatttttattttttgaactttGAGAATAAAATGCTTTTTACGACGGCGTTTTATGTATTTTCTATAACTGGATTATTGAGCTATGAATGCTGAAGTCCTAAATGCAAAAAATACTTACAATTAGTTCcaaaatgaaaataaatgaaTTGTATGACTAATTCCTTTTCCTTTTCAATAATTTCAAATATTAAGTtgaattattttccaaatttaagGAAAAAATGTCAAGAATTGTTTTGGCATAATTAAACTATATGTAAGTTAATGTACTTATTAAAGAACTTTAAAGCATCAATAGTGTTAAGTTAAAATAAATGTCGTAGTTAATAATTTAAGTTATGGCATAAGTTTTTTTACATTATCAGTCTTATAACTTATGAGTAACGTACCATAATAACACGTGTCAAACAGTAACCAGAGTCTAACTACACCAAAGGTCCAAAGAGAGAAAGTCGTGAGAAGAATTAGCAACCTCAAAGACCTCAATGTTGCGATGACTATAAGATAATATAATTTAAATCTAAAGGTTAAAACGAAAAAATAATATGGAACATTATGAGATAAAAGGGTACTTATCAAAGTGAAATATAACCTCTTTAGAATGATGTTTAGAGCGACATTGTTACATGTGAGTCAACAATGGGACTCCAAGATCCAATATATTCATAAGGTGAGTGTGGTATGAATGTAAATCATAATTGAACTAATAGACATAaaaattaagtaggcgtttggccatgaaaatcaaatattttcatttttttttttttttttttttgaattttgaagttggagttgtgtttggttatagtttttgcaaagaatatttagtTGTTTAAATGTAGCGAAAGCAGAAAAAGTAAAAACAAGGTATTTTCGTGGACAAACGCTGATTCCAATAAAGTGAGGGATAAAGAAaatttctcatggccaaacgagtcctaaataatattaaaaattaTGACATTCCATATaaaatgtgttacacctcggaaattttccgttggtacgcaagtgaacgaatatcggaaagggattacgagcaacgagctagccaggacttagtgatgtcttggagaagagttataacgtcccttagattggtattgaagtgttgaacaagtgttaagaaggttccgcaaggatcggagatcaaacgaagtgatgagaataagttcagtgaactgatgagttttacggctcattatacggaccgtataatggaccgtaaaaccatcacagtagaggttggttgctggtggaattttacggtcagttatacggaccgtataaatttatacggaccgtataacgaaccgtcaaatggtcacagtgaaggggtgcaggcagacccatttcacagtctattatacggaccgtataatggaccttatagtggaacccgacagatcagtggaatgttattaaataaaggaccaagttcatgaaatcatttcaacatttcctccctctctctaaaacatctctctacatttattatacaagttttcaaggattataagtcatcaacaacattaaataagtgaatcaagagtaagaacccatcaaggatcatctaaagtcaagaaatccaaatggagaaaaactagggttttgctcaaagtggaatattatcaactaaggcttgttcctacaacatctaaggtaagattcatgatatttatatgttgtttaaggtatttgagagttaaaatgcttggtcattagaagagaatagcaaaatgggttatgaatgatgaatagtgacgtttttgagacatagtttgaattgaatcatgattgttgttgtgttgtgatatgaatgtgttataaatgacattaagatcatgaaatagacattgtatatgaatggatgaagttgggtgttgtgaccataaatagggataaatggaagtgaatcaagaatgtggatgatgtagatgactaaaggctattattatgatgttgtgaatgtattgttgacatttggaagttgaattacgatatggaggaatgtcgtataaataaaggaaatgttgtccgattttctctagttttatccatgtgtgcaAATTGTCAattctaatgatggtacgactttaataaaggtagaaacgtgagcatcggaggagtacgtgcaagtgtagaatagttcgacgaaaaggtatgtaaggataacccttctttcataaggcatggttctttgaccaaactcttaaatcctctatatgagtatgttgtctccaaatgattgacatcccgagctcataagctcgcaatccttgatatgtactacgattgtactatgcaccccatatgacgagtaagcctaagataaagatgtagcgataacaatgataataataatgatgctaaaggtgcctacgggctattatacttacatgtgcctatgaagggctataatgacaccccgagcttataacgccgggtaggatatatgtatatgaatatgtataaagtatgtatatgattacgaaacgcacgcacacctctgcagatggtacggataaccctgaagccttggtagggccaggtatgagtaaccttgagccttggttggccaagtatgtatgaaacaccgatcccatgaggttgggtatgttatgtaaatgctatgtatgactatgtatataatatgaatatgaatgtgataagactatgtataagaatacgaataagggcatgtacatgaacatgagcacaagtgtggtacgagtactattatggaatacggatgatgacgtaggtgtacaaatacgtatgaaaaatggaaagtcttacgaaaggcaggtaagtgctatgacgatgatattgttgtctcccccctcctatgctatttcatatgttgttcatgatgcttatttatcgatgttgctcatgctttacatactcagtacattcttcgtactgacgtccttttgtttgtggacgctgcgtcatgcccgcaggtgcacagggagacagacttgatccatagctgcctattcggagattacatagcagagctccatttcttcctgagtcatagcttttgggtacttattcttttgtgtatataattatgggcataacggggtcctgtcccgcttatgtgatacgttatactctccttagaggctcgtagtcatgtgtatatggttagacatgtccggccttgtcggcctatgttttgtatatcattttgtcggccgcgttggcccacgtacattgatgtggcatagatgcctatggtgatataaatgtaccgttgtccaaattgggactagttgacgaatgaatggaaatgtatgtataattatgtggctcacctagatgtaagtataagagtaagctaagagggtgctcgggtgggttatcaccgggtgctcatcgcggccccgagtcgggtcgtgacaaaatgcaACTAGCACAACATAGAGAGAAAAATAAGAGAATAACGCTTAAGATGATTTGATTATGTCCTATGTAGATCTCCAAATGACCAATTCATGGCTCTTTGTGATTTTTTTTGTCCATTTCAAATTAATCCATTTAAGTAATATCCATATAGACGGATATTACTTAAATGGCGCAACCAAAATAGGATATATGTGCACTTCTATCCTAATTTGTCTTAGAATGTATGTTATTGTGTATTTAGATTAAATGGCTCCGATGTCCTACTTTGTCTTAGAAGGTATGTTATTGTGTATTTAGATTAAATGGCTCCAATGATTTTGCACATATCAAAATGATTTCAATCAATACAAAGGTCATGATTTGAATGGCCCCAGGACCCTAAAGTGTGCTCTGATCAAATATGAATTATGTTAATGTAGACTATATAATAGAGCATGACTTAGCCCATCTAACTCAAATCATTAATTTGTTAGTCTCATGGTATAGTTATTTAATTACCAAATCAAACAATACATACTTTATTTTCTTCGTATACTAAGCTATCTTTTGTTTTTAGAAGTCAATTTtctattaatttatttttatacaaATACAATTTCATTTCAAGATAATTCCAATATACAACAACACACCAAATGTAATCCCACAGGTAAGGTTTGGGGAGAGTAAGATGTACGtaaaccttacctctacctttataGATGACATGAACTTAGGGTGAAATTGAtctataatttttaaaactttaaAAAGAAAACATTAATACTTAATTTTTTGCTCGGATGCATATAACAATTATAATGCAATGTGAATATGAGACACCAACTCGACCTTAACACAAATTTCCCCTTATATGAAGAGGAAGAAAAAAGATTACTAGTAAAAATCGAACTCACATCTTGAAGTGTTTAATCGAAAAACTGAATCAAACTGACATATTTTTGGTTTGTTTTTGTAATGAACAAAAAAATCAATCTAAACTAACATAACATATGAATAAGTTTAAtttcatataaattttataatttatttatttttctttaagaATTATTCTAAACATATTTGTAATCCTTATTTGAGATACACTATATAATTACTTTACCTTTATGCAAGGATTTATAACCAAACAAAATATACGTGACCCATTTAACACCATAAATTTAAAAGTCTTCTatattttcttaaactccgtatgcagtcaaatggattcaaataaattgaaacgaaaGGGAGTATTATAACTATTGTAGATGATCTTTTTCTTTATCTAGATGCCCGTCACAACGCTTTATGTCACTTTCATTCACAAATCAAAATGTAGTAaattcatatgtatatattttttttaattttcagatattattttatcaataattcttaaaaacaaaaaaaagccaTCTGTTTTGACTAGTTCCATTTCCTTCTCATTTTTTCCAATATATTGGCCACCCACTATTACAATTTAATTTACAATCGAAAGAGTGACCACTGAAGCCACATGGCAGAATACCATTTGCTAAGCTTCGTGGCTCCCTTAGAACAGCAATGCCACGTTTTCATCACCAACTGCATTTTCCATTTGTAAGAAAGTAAAGATTATTTATTTCTTGTTTTTGTTAAATAAATATCCATCCCACTTGGCGTCACGCTTTCTCCATATCTGTTAACTGGTGACGCGCCCGATCCGCCCTTTCTCTCTGATGGTCAAAACCCTACAAATAGAACCATAACGGAGAAATCGAGTCCACGCACATCTCCATATCGTTGTAAGTCTCTCCCATCTCTTCTGCATGTAACCTTTTCAATAATAATTGAGGTTTAGATTATTGATTTTGTTTTGTGTATGGAGAAAATGAGATCACAGATCTATCTATATTTTATGGAGTTGAGATCTGAATCGTGTACATCTTATGAGTTCTATTTAGCTGTAGATCTGTTATTTGTCTGTCTTGATGATATGTCTACCTATATTTATCTCTCTCTCCATGTGTGTCTACGTATAATTTTGATCTGTAATGTAATTGGTAAAAGGATCTAGATCTAGAAACTAGCTTTGTATATCGTCGTTACGGTTACATGATATCTAGATGAAGATATGGCTTGATGGCCAGGATGTGTAAATGGATTTATTATTTATGTGATGTGATGATCTCTGATCGACCATGCAAAAATATTTGAAATGGTACACGAGCATcactattgatttttttttttggtgtcttGTTGCAAGCATTGAAGAAAAATTGCATGAATGGTTCTTTGATTTGCATTTCCAAATTTGGTTTTCCTAATGAGCAATCAcataagaaaataaaatttaatataagtatggattttttatttaaaaaaatcttttctcaattttaattatgTCAACAATGAGTATATGTAAACCCCTAAGAGAAATTGTCAGACCGATATATGTTATTCATATATTTAGTGGTTTAATTTATCCTATTATTAACGGGAATCTGTTGACTGACTGATTGATATCTGTGATTTCCATGTTTTAGTCCTCTGGAGGGTGGGGGTGGAGAAGAAGAAACAATCTCGTTTTGTTTCCAGTTATATGCTTAGGGATATTCCTGTTTAGGGTGCCAAGCATTATTCTATGTGCTCTCAGTTAGGAAATTAACGGTTTGATCTATATGCTTCTCTGAATCTGAATGAACGATAACATATTTCATTGATTGGGATTTTGATCTAAAATCTATCTTCAGATGTTAATACTGGTATTTATCAtctgaaattaattttttttgctagCTATGCGCATTAAAATTACACACGATCATGAGTGAATACCACAATTAGAAGTGTTTAAATAGTTAAAAGATCTTTGCACTTTTGCTGGTATATTTGAGGCTCTATATCTTCCATTTGTCTAATAGTTCTTGTCTCTGGTTTTTCGTGGTTTGAGCAGAGATAGTTCTATTTATAGTGAACAATGGGAGGAGGATTCAGAGTGCTGCACCTTGTGAAACCATTTCTTTCATTCCTACCAGAAGTTCAGAGTGCTGACAGGAAGGTTCAATTTAGAGAGAAGGTCACCTATACTGTAATAGCACTTGCTATTTTTCTGGTTTGCAGCCAGCTCCCTCTTTATGGCATACATTCTACAACTGGCGCGGATCCATTTTACTGGATGCGTGTCATTCTTGCCTCAAACCGTGGTACAGTCATGGAACTTGGAATTACTCCAATCGTGACTTCTGGAATGGTCATGCAATTGTTAGCTGGATCAAAAATCATTCAAGTGGACAACAATGTCCGCGAGGACAGAGCACTCCTGTAAGTTAATAATTTTATTagctttttttatttcttttattttgtttccTTACTTTTTTAACAACTATATGTATTCTGCATCAGTTTCATTTTGCTAGTTGGCTCTTGTTTTATTTCCATGTATGCATTGGCCAGCAGTAATAGTATAGTTTGGAACCTTCAGAAAAGGATATTATTTGTAATTTCTgaggatgatatgatatgtaaCTTTTATGCTGAAATCAGTTGGCAGAACCTAGATTAGTTGTGTTATTTGGATTTGCAAGACACATTTCATGTTTCAAATTCTCCCACCCTTGAACTTATAATGAACATTTCTGTCCTCATCTGTTGCTTGTATCTAGGCCTGCCTCACACTCTGCATCCACTCCCATCATCGATACCCCCATCTTTTGTTACTTGTCAATTACCTAACAAAATTTGTTCCTGCTATTAAGTATATTTTTATGATGTTTCTATTAGCTGTTCTTCTCAATGAAGCTGTCTGATGTGCTCTCTTGACAAATTTATCTCATGCAGTAATGGTGCTCAAAAGTTGTTGGGTATCCTGATTGCTGTCGGTGAGGCAGTTGCTTATGTCCTGTCAGGGATGTATGGCAGTGTGGCCCAACTGGGTGTTGGAAACGCTATCCTCATTATCCTTCAACTCTGCTTTGCCGCTATCATTGTCATGTGCTTAGATGAACTTCTTCAGAAAGGATATGGTCTTGGCTCTGGAATTTCCTTGTTCATAGCTACCAATATCTGGTAAGTTTCATACTGGCCATGAAAAAGCTTGTTTGGGTTCTGCAGTACAATATTGCAACTTATGATTCAACCTTATTATATTTTTCAGTGAAAGCATTATCTGGAAGGCGTTTAGTCCCACAACTATCAATACAGGGCGTGGTGCCGAATTTGAAGGTGCTATTATTGCTCTGTTCCATCTTAGTATTACTAGAGCAAATAAGATCAGCGCCCTTCGCGAGGCTTTCTACCGGCAAAGCCTCCCCAATGTGACAAATCTTCTTGCAACTGTGTTGATCTTCTTCATTGTTATCTACTTCCAAGGATTTCGTGTAGTTTTGCCAGTTAGATCTAAGAATGCTCGCGGACAGCAAGGTTCTTACCCAATCAAACTCTTTTACACCTCAAACATGCCTATTATTCTTCAGTCCGCACTTGTCTCCAACCTTTATTTCATCTCTCAGGTACCTAATTGTAAAGTTTTTTTGTTGAATTTACAACTCACTGTTACCTGTTCCAAGAGTGtaacaatttatttttattttttccctcTTCTCTGTTCTCTATGATCAGTTGCTCTACAGGAAGTACGGTGGAAATTTCATCGTGGATATGATAGGAACTTGGAAGGAATCTGAATATTCTGGACAATCTGTTCCTGTTGCTGGTCTTGCTTACCTTGTTACTGCGCCATCAAGGTACTGTTCCCCTTTTCTTCATCTAATCTATCTCTATTTGGTGTTAAAGTTCTTCATGAGTCTGGGTTTAGCCCCATATCTTGTACTTGTTCCTTCTTCAGCAAGTGTCACTGATTGCCAACATTTTTATGATTTCAGTTTGGCAGAAATGGTGTCACATCCATTCCATGCTCTTTTCTACATAGTGTTCATGTTGTCAGCCTGTGCCCTGTTCTCAAAGACTTGGATTGAAGTTTCTGGATCATCTGCCAGAGATGTTGCCAAGCAGCTTAAGGTAAATGATCTTGTAGCCTTTGCTTTTGTTGTGTAAACTTTCAGTCTCCCGTTCTATTTATTTGTTCCAAAGTGATTTGGCAGTAAAATTAATCGAGCAACATAGCAAATTGCTTCACAGGGGTTCTAACTTTTCCCCATGCTGTAGATTATGGGAAGAAATAACTGCTACAGATTATTACTGAATTATCAAGAACCGAGACCTGAGTTTTTCTTTCCATTGTGCTAACTGCCCATAAATACTAGTGAAATTTTGTAATGTCTAACTATGTGATGTCCCGCATTTCTGTATGCTGTATCATAGTAAAGCTTTGGTTACTTTTGCCTATGACTGAAATATGCAGGTTCTTGGATCTTGGTTGTATCACATAGGTTATGAGATAGCATCACGGTGGTCATTGTACCAATGATTAGGGTTTATGTATTTCCAGAAGCACTTGTTTCCCAGAAAATTGGAGTAACAGTTTTTTTAAGAACTACTGTTACTTataaattt
Above is a genomic segment from Lycium barbarum isolate Lr01 chromosome 12, ASM1917538v2, whole genome shotgun sequence containing:
- the LOC132621224 gene encoding uncharacterized protein LOC132621224 isoform X1 — translated: MGGGFRVLHLVKPFLSFLPEVQSADRKVQFREKVTYTVIALAIFLVCSQLPLYGIHSTTGADPFYWMRVILASNRGTVMELGITPIVTSGMVMQLLAGSKIIQVDNNVREDRALLNGAQKLLGILIAVGEAVAYVLSGMYGSVAQLGVGNAILIILQLCFAAIIVMCLDELLQKGYGLGSGISLFIATNICESIIWKAFSPTTINTGRGAEFEGAIIALFHLSITRANKISALREAFYRQSLPNVTNLLATVLIFFIVIYFQGFRVVLPVRSKNARGQQGSYPIKLFYTSNMPIILQSALVSNLYFISQLLYRKYGGNFIVDMIGTWKESEYSGQSVPVAGLAYLVTAPSRYCSPFLHLIYLYLVLKFFMSLGLAPYLVLVPSSASVTDCQHFYDFSLAEMVSHPFHALFYIVFMLSACALFSKTWIEVSGSSARDVAKQLKEQQMVMPGHRDSNLQKELNRYIPTAAAFGGVCIGALTVLADLMGAIGSGTGILLAVTIIYQYFETFEKEKTELGMFGL
- the LOC132621224 gene encoding uncharacterized protein LOC132621224 isoform X2; the protein is MGGGFRVLHLVKPFLSFLPEVQSADRKVQFREKVTYTVIALAIFLVCSQLPLYGIHSTTGADPFYWMRVILASNRGTVMELGITPIVTSGMVMQLLAGSKIIQVDNNVREDRALLNGAQKLLGILIAVGEAVAYVLSGMYGSVAQLGVGNAILIILQLCFAAIIVMCLDELLQKGYGLGSGISLFIATNICESIIWKAFSPTTINTGRGAEFEGAIIALFHLSITRANKISALREAFYRQSLPNVTNLLATVLIFFIVIYFQGFRVVLPVRSKNARGQQGSYPIKLFYTSNMPIILQSALVSNLYFISQLLYRKYGGNFIVDMIGTWKESEYSGQSVPVAGLAYLVTAPSSLAEMVSHPFHALFYIVFMLSACALFSKTWIEVSGSSARDVAKQLKEQQMVMPGHRDSNLQKELNRYIPTAAAFGGVCIGALTVLADLMGAIGSGTGILLAVTIIYQYFETFEKEKTELGMFGL